A window from Flavobacterium sp. 83 encodes these proteins:
- a CDS encoding transglutaminase family protein: MKYKLKHKTLYTYVNEVHNYQSILCLQPRNSAKQICKNFKLEIEPKPSKVYSRTDYFGNIQHYFSLHESHKSLKVTVSSEIEVLNNVIQPLNPITCEQARIKFQTDLPIKIQVLQYLLPSQFINWDEEIEAFAKTCLIPEVSLFEAILDLIKKIYTEFQFKSGSTNVNTPLKTVLKERKGVCQDFSHLAIASLRSVGIPAKYVSGYIETLPPKGKIKLEGSDASHAWISVYIPEMGWCEFDPTNNMIPQQRHIVTAYGRDFADVSPLKGIIFSSGEHKVKVEVDVIPLI; this comes from the coding sequence ATGAAATATAAATTAAAACATAAAACGCTGTATACGTATGTAAACGAGGTTCACAATTACCAAAGTATATTGTGCCTGCAACCCCGAAATTCTGCTAAACAAATTTGTAAAAATTTCAAATTAGAGATTGAACCTAAACCTTCAAAAGTATATTCTCGTACAGACTATTTTGGAAATATCCAACATTATTTTTCACTCCACGAATCGCATAAATCTTTAAAGGTTACTGTTTCCAGCGAGATTGAAGTATTAAACAATGTAATACAACCATTAAATCCAATAACCTGCGAGCAAGCTAGGATAAAATTTCAAACCGATCTTCCAATCAAAATTCAAGTTCTTCAGTATTTATTACCAAGTCAATTTATCAATTGGGACGAAGAAATAGAGGCTTTTGCCAAAACCTGCCTTATTCCAGAAGTGTCTCTTTTTGAAGCTATCCTGGATTTAATTAAAAAAATATATACTGAATTTCAATTCAAATCCGGTTCCACCAATGTCAATACACCGCTAAAAACAGTTCTCAAAGAACGAAAAGGCGTTTGTCAAGATTTCTCTCATTTGGCTATTGCCAGTTTGCGCAGTGTTGGTATTCCTGCAAAATATGTAAGCGGATATATCGAAACTTTGCCTCCAAAGGGTAAAATAAAACTAGAAGGTTCGGACGCTTCACATGCTTGGATTTCTGTTTATATTCCAGAAATGGGTTGGTGTGAATTTGATCCCACTAACAATATGATTCCACAACAACGGCATATTGTAACGGCATACGGAAGAGATTTTGCCGATGTATCGCCACTAAAAGGAATTATTTTTAGCTCTGGCGAGCATAAAGTAAAAGTAGAAGTAGATGTTATACCTTTAATTTAA
- a CDS encoding circularly permuted type 2 ATP-grasp protein, producing MIQNISLGLLNSYKEKINSYDEVLDQNGQVKPYWKGLFDTLESIGIEELEFRNQEIVKKLKENGVTYNVYDSNKESNRAWKLDPIPFLIHESEWETIEKGLIQRAQLLDLILKDLYGPQLLIKNAIIPAELVFDNSGFLLPCFDIRQKHDKQLLNYAVDLARGPDGKMWLLDNRSQAPSGAGYALENRIVMSKVIPELNKKTYRKRLSPYFSQLQQTVDSLGNNSNENPNVVFLTPGPGNETYFEHVYLSSYLGYTLVQGNDLLVRDGFVWLKSIDQLERVDVIIKRLDDEWCDPLELRKDSLLGIPGLLQIIRLGNVAVMNPPGTSILENYGLMAFMQNACKFLLNEPLLISSVATWWCGQAKELNFVLANLPKLIVKKTNRKQGFRSIYGRLLNEEQLEDLKSLILKSPKDFVAQQEVSLSTTPAFINGAIEPRYAALRAFLVAEGADYKVMQGGLTRSSAVKDKFEISNQLGGISKDTWIISDIPKEYHEKSVEQKNNNNQLNNSLTSRNAENLFWVGRLSERTMALRSFLKIILNRLNENVTKNANKQPEFLVVLLKSLTHLTQTYPGFVGKEGEDFDNEPIFENPITELLLLINNPNIAGSVVYNIQSLLNTINQVSEKWNDDTRRIINLVEDSLLTLKKTNTDNINYVNHALDKLHIRLFSFYGNIYETLPRDNGFYLLETGKNVERILSLISVFRSTLNYKKNEEEEAVLMEAVLENHHLLAQYRNIYKSHLSLKAVINMVFLEKNLPYTLAFLLDTLSNYLSKLPKSKEPNRLSIAEKSALEASTLVKLIDADKLIQVDDDTQFRPELDETLSKVFELICNVSNNLSSLYFNHSVIQHSILDTLENSDSDEI from the coding sequence ATGATTCAAAATATTTCATTGGGACTACTCAACTCATATAAAGAAAAAATTAATTCCTACGACGAAGTTCTTGACCAAAACGGTCAAGTGAAGCCCTATTGGAAGGGACTTTTTGATACTTTGGAATCTATTGGTATTGAAGAATTAGAATTTCGTAATCAAGAAATTGTAAAAAAATTAAAGGAAAACGGAGTTACTTATAATGTTTACGATTCTAATAAAGAATCGAATCGCGCTTGGAAACTAGATCCCATTCCGTTTCTGATTCACGAATCCGAATGGGAAACTATTGAAAAAGGACTAATCCAAAGGGCTCAATTATTGGATTTGATTTTAAAAGACCTCTATGGGCCTCAACTCTTGATTAAAAACGCCATCATTCCAGCTGAATTGGTTTTTGACAATTCGGGTTTCCTCTTGCCTTGTTTTGACATCAGACAAAAACACGACAAACAATTACTCAATTATGCGGTTGATTTGGCTCGTGGTCCAGACGGAAAAATGTGGTTATTAGACAACAGATCCCAAGCTCCTTCTGGAGCAGGATATGCACTCGAAAACAGAATTGTAATGAGTAAAGTTATTCCTGAACTCAACAAAAAAACATATCGAAAAAGACTTTCCCCTTATTTTAGTCAACTGCAACAAACCGTTGACTCACTTGGAAATAATTCTAATGAAAATCCAAATGTAGTTTTCTTGACTCCAGGTCCTGGAAACGAAACTTATTTTGAGCACGTTTACCTTTCGTCTTATCTTGGTTATACTTTAGTACAAGGAAATGATTTATTGGTTAGAGATGGTTTTGTGTGGCTAAAATCAATTGACCAGCTCGAACGTGTAGATGTTATTATCAAACGATTGGATGATGAATGGTGCGATCCGCTTGAATTACGAAAAGACTCATTATTGGGAATTCCTGGTTTATTACAAATCATTCGTTTAGGAAATGTAGCAGTGATGAATCCTCCAGGAACTAGTATTTTAGAAAATTATGGCCTGATGGCATTTATGCAAAATGCCTGCAAATTCCTTCTCAACGAACCATTATTGATAAGTTCTGTGGCTACGTGGTGGTGCGGACAAGCAAAAGAATTAAACTTTGTCTTAGCCAATTTACCCAAATTAATCGTAAAAAAAACCAATAGAAAACAAGGTTTTAGATCCATTTATGGTCGCTTATTGAATGAGGAACAGCTGGAAGATTTAAAAAGCCTAATTCTCAAAAGTCCCAAAGATTTTGTTGCCCAACAAGAAGTGAGTTTATCCACTACACCAGCCTTTATTAATGGAGCGATTGAACCGCGATATGCTGCACTACGCGCTTTTTTGGTGGCTGAAGGTGCTGATTACAAAGTAATGCAAGGAGGTTTAACAAGAAGTTCTGCTGTTAAAGATAAGTTTGAGATTTCGAACCAATTGGGAGGGATTTCAAAAGACACTTGGATTATTTCTGATATACCAAAAGAATATCATGAAAAGTCTGTTGAACAAAAAAACAACAACAATCAACTGAATAATTCTTTGACGAGCAGGAATGCCGAAAACTTATTTTGGGTAGGCCGCTTATCCGAAAGAACAATGGCACTTCGTAGTTTTTTAAAAATAATCCTGAATAGACTCAATGAAAATGTAACTAAAAACGCAAATAAACAACCTGAATTTTTAGTTGTACTATTAAAATCTTTAACACATCTTACACAAACCTATCCAGGATTTGTTGGAAAAGAAGGAGAAGATTTTGATAATGAACCTATTTTTGAAAACCCAATTACAGAATTGTTACTCTTAATTAACAATCCAAATATTGCAGGCTCTGTGGTGTATAATATACAATCGTTGCTGAATACTATTAATCAGGTCAGCGAAAAGTGGAATGATGACACTAGACGCATTATTAATTTAGTTGAGGATAGCTTATTGACACTTAAAAAAACCAATACCGATAATATCAATTATGTAAACCACGCTTTGGATAAATTGCATATTCGTCTTTTTTCTTTTTATGGAAATATTTATGAAACATTACCTAGAGATAATGGTTTTTATTTACTTGAAACAGGTAAAAATGTAGAACGCATACTATCTTTAATATCGGTTTTTCGTTCTACTCTGAATTATAAAAAAAACGAGGAAGAAGAAGCAGTTTTGATGGAAGCTGTTTTAGAAAACCATCATTTATTAGCACAATATCGAAATATTTACAAATCACATTTAAGTTTGAAAGCCGTTATCAATATGGTATTTTTGGAGAAAAATTTACCTTATACACTTGCCTTTTTATTAGACACTCTTTCAAATTATCTCTCAAAATTACCTAAATCCAAAGAACCAAATCGATTGAGTATCGCCGAAAAATCAGCTTTGGAAGCCAGTACACTTGTCAAACTAATTGATGCCGATAAACTAATACAAGTGGACGATGACACACAATTTCGTCCTGAATTAGACGAAACGCTATCCAAAGTTTTTGAACTGATTTGTAATGTTTCTAACAATTTATCCAGTTTGTATTTTAATCATTCCGTGATACAACATTCCATTTTAGACACCCTAGAAAATAGTGATTCTGATGAAATATAA
- a CDS encoding DUF2126 domain-containing protein: MSIKIAISHKTAYKFDRSVKLFPHIFRLRPAAHSRTSIEGYSFKIYPENHFINWQQDPFGNYQARVVFNEKTTELRVEVEVIAKLEVINPFDFFIEEYAENFPFLYENKLHKELWPYLEVRENERGFRFDNFVSQLTAKKDLITVDFLVFANQLVFQTLNYNIRLEVGVQTCEETLEIQSGSCRDFAWLLVQALRSIGLAARFVSGYLVQLTSDIKSLDGPSGPENDFTDLHAWVEVYLPGAGWIGLDPTSGLFAGEGHIPLCCTPDFESAAPVSGASEVCQVEFEFDNTVTRIHEDPRVTKPYTEQQWENIMKVGNDVEKDLIEGDVRLTMGGEPTFVSIDDFESPEWNSTADGPLKRKLAYDLALRLKGRFAHGGLLHFGQGKWYPGELFPRWQYALYWRKDGLPLWKNDALIAKEEGEKFTFHDAERFAIELTKYLGIDIKNINPTYEDPIYWALEEGKLPVNLDPLAVNLKDSIQRHTLAKLLEKGLNNPSGFVLPLKWIHTTKNWVSCVWEFRRGQCYLIPGNSPIGLRLPLESLPKVSKNKREQPVSRSLFEELPPLGDYHQSLDERYGSASATYKADVSSKSKEETIEKEPLLFEVETFSTAMCVEERDGIIYVFLPPTDYLETYLDLIASVEKTAEKLQIPVRIEGYQPETDYRIEKMMVTPDPGVIEVNVHPAKSWQEIVDNTTALYEEAFLSRLGTDKFMVDGRHTGTGGGNHVTLGAAKPEDSPLLRRPDLLRSLITYWQHHPVLSYLFAGPFIGPTSQAPRIDEGRDERLYEMEIAFEQIPKDKDIPFWMVDRIFRNLLTDITGNTHRTEFCIDKLYSPDSSTGRLGILELRAFDMPPHKHMNLVQNLLVRSLVAKFWKNPYEKKLVRWGTELHDKFLLPHFAYLDMIDVVNDLKEAGYDFDISWFDPFFEFRFPHHGGITVDNIQLEIRLGIEPWHVLGEELSSNGTARFVDSSLERLQVKVSGIIPERHILLCKGCRIPLRSTGTKGEYVAGIRYKAWNPPSALHPNIGVDVPLVFDIVDTWNDKSIGGCTYFVSHPGGRSFETYPVNSYEAESRKISRFWDFGHTPSTISEQSAPVINTPTASRFVAQNKTNLKPDTPIELVNPEYPNTLDLRHYWVAKKQ, from the coding sequence ATGTCCATAAAAATAGCCATTTCACACAAAACAGCTTATAAATTTGATCGAAGTGTAAAACTATTTCCTCACATTTTTAGGCTTAGACCAGCGGCTCATTCCAGAACCTCTATTGAAGGTTATTCATTCAAAATTTATCCCGAAAATCATTTTATCAATTGGCAACAAGATCCTTTTGGAAATTATCAGGCGAGAGTGGTTTTTAACGAAAAAACAACCGAATTGCGAGTTGAAGTAGAGGTAATTGCGAAACTAGAAGTCATCAATCCTTTTGACTTTTTTATAGAAGAATACGCTGAAAACTTCCCTTTCCTATACGAAAACAAACTACACAAAGAATTATGGCCTTATCTCGAAGTAAGGGAAAATGAGCGAGGTTTCCGATTTGATAACTTTGTGTCACAATTGACTGCGAAAAAAGACTTAATAACTGTTGATTTTTTGGTTTTCGCCAATCAATTGGTATTTCAAACTTTAAACTACAATATCCGTCTCGAAGTAGGCGTGCAAACCTGCGAAGAAACGCTTGAAATTCAAAGCGGTTCTTGTCGTGATTTTGCTTGGCTATTGGTTCAGGCATTGCGCAGCATTGGTTTAGCGGCTCGATTTGTATCGGGTTATTTGGTTCAATTAACCTCTGACATAAAATCACTTGACGGTCCGTCAGGTCCTGAAAATGACTTTACCGATTTGCACGCTTGGGTAGAAGTTTATTTACCCGGAGCAGGCTGGATTGGACTCGATCCAACTTCTGGACTTTTTGCCGGCGAAGGACATATTCCCTTGTGTTGTACACCCGATTTTGAAAGTGCTGCTCCAGTAAGTGGTGCGAGTGAAGTTTGCCAAGTGGAATTTGAATTTGACAATACCGTAACCCGAATCCACGAAGATCCAAGAGTGACCAAACCATACACTGAACAGCAATGGGAAAACATTATGAAGGTGGGGAATGATGTCGAAAAAGACTTGATTGAAGGTGACGTTCGATTGACAATGGGAGGCGAACCTACTTTTGTTTCTATCGATGATTTTGAATCTCCTGAGTGGAATTCTACTGCTGATGGCCCATTGAAACGCAAACTCGCTTATGATTTAGCACTTCGATTAAAAGGTCGTTTTGCTCACGGTGGATTGCTTCATTTTGGACAGGGAAAATGGTATCCCGGTGAATTATTTCCGCGTTGGCAATATGCTTTATACTGGAGAAAGGATGGATTGCCGTTATGGAAAAATGACGCTCTGATTGCCAAAGAAGAGGGCGAAAAATTCACTTTTCACGATGCCGAACGTTTTGCCATTGAACTGACAAAATACTTGGGCATTGACATCAAAAATATAAATCCTACCTATGAAGATCCTATTTATTGGGCTTTGGAAGAAGGAAAATTGCCAGTTAACCTTGATCCGCTTGCTGTAAATCTAAAAGATTCTATTCAGCGCCATACACTTGCTAAATTATTGGAAAAAGGCTTGAACAATCCTTCGGGTTTTGTGTTGCCTCTAAAATGGATTCACACCACCAAAAATTGGGTCAGCTGTGTTTGGGAATTCCGAAGAGGACAATGTTATTTGATTCCCGGCAACTCCCCTATTGGCTTGCGTTTGCCTTTGGAATCTTTGCCAAAAGTGTCTAAAAATAAAAGAGAACAACCCGTTTCCCGAAGCTTATTCGAAGAGTTACCCCCATTAGGAGATTATCATCAATCTTTGGACGAAAGATATGGCAGTGCTTCGGCAACTTATAAAGCAGATGTTTCTTCAAAATCGAAAGAAGAAACCATAGAAAAGGAACCCTTATTATTTGAAGTGGAGACTTTTTCGACCGCAATGTGCGTAGAAGAACGTGACGGAATTATTTATGTTTTCTTACCGCCAACAGATTATTTAGAAACCTATTTAGACTTGATTGCCTCGGTAGAAAAAACTGCCGAAAAATTGCAAATCCCTGTTCGAATCGAAGGCTACCAGCCCGAAACCGATTATCGCATCGAAAAAATGATGGTAACTCCAGATCCTGGCGTTATCGAGGTCAATGTGCATCCAGCCAAATCGTGGCAAGAAATCGTGGACAATACCACCGCTTTATACGAAGAAGCTTTTCTTTCTCGTTTGGGAACCGATAAATTTATGGTTGATGGTAGACATACCGGCACAGGCGGAGGAAATCACGTAACTTTAGGAGCGGCAAAACCAGAAGATAGTCCGTTGTTGCGAAGACCTGATTTGTTGCGTAGTTTGATTACCTATTGGCAACATCATCCCGTTTTGAGTTACCTTTTTGCAGGACCATTTATTGGCCCAACGAGTCAAGCACCCAGAATTGACGAAGGTCGAGACGAACGATTGTATGAAATGGAAATTGCCTTTGAACAAATTCCGAAAGACAAAGACATTCCTTTTTGGATGGTCGATCGCATTTTTAGAAATCTACTGACTGACATAACAGGAAATACACATAGAACCGAATTTTGCATCGACAAATTGTATTCGCCAGATTCTTCAACTGGACGTTTAGGAATATTAGAATTACGTGCTTTTGATATGCCGCCACATAAACACATGAACTTGGTTCAAAACCTATTGGTTCGTTCTTTGGTAGCGAAATTTTGGAAAAACCCGTATGAGAAAAAACTAGTGCGTTGGGGAACTGAATTGCACGATAAATTCTTGTTGCCGCACTTTGCTTATCTCGATATGATTGATGTGGTTAACGATTTGAAAGAAGCGGGTTATGATTTTGACATTTCGTGGTTTGACCCCTTTTTTGAATTTAGATTCCCGCATCATGGAGGTATTACAGTTGATAATATTCAATTGGAAATCCGTTTGGGAATAGAACCTTGGCACGTTTTGGGCGAAGAATTGTCCAGCAATGGAACGGCTCGTTTTGTAGATTCTTCTCTCGAAAGATTACAGGTAAAAGTATCCGGAATTATACCTGAACGTCATATTTTATTGTGTAAAGGCTGTAGAATCCCCTTGAGAAGTACAGGAACCAAAGGCGAATATGTGGCTGGAATTCGGTATAAAGCCTGGAATCCACCATCAGCATTGCACCCTAATATTGGCGTAGATGTGCCTTTAGTTTTTGATATTGTAGATACTTGGAATGACAAATCAATTGGTGGTTGTACCTATTTTGTTTCGCATCCCGGAGGTCGAAGTTTTGAAACGTATCCTGTGAATAGTTATGAAGCCGAATCAAGAAAAATAAGTCGTTTTTGGGATTTTGGACATACGCCTTCAACTATTTCTGAACAAAGTGCACCGGTTATTAATACACCAACAGCTTCTAGATTTGTGGCACAAAACAAAACCAATTTAAAACCGGATACGCCCATAGAATTAGTTAATCCTGAATATCCGAATACTTTAGATTTGAGGCATTATTGGGTAGCAAAAAAACAATAG